Proteins found in one Bacteroidota bacterium genomic segment:
- a CDS encoding fibronectin type III domain-containing protein, translated as MRKLLSLVLFLLPITGFGQIFGPEGLNMPGAWNSWTNPPSNVPALGSSTQVVGGEVTRITTGRGTGRYTTTFSADASGADVVGGSYEFLFTSGPSGSPYNNKWSGVSVSLNTIQTYIKEDATNNSITLTNGRWYTMNWLDSGYGNTSGIFLETDFEPVTISSVTRDISSPTPDDAVEVTITLSAAPSTGELVYLLYTGDNWGVTGIGEVTMTGAVGTYTIPAQPDGITIQYYALTTNISSGSWGSSNVDMLSLRASSLFSYTSTPAPDETAPTDVSDLSASASVNAASVTLNWTPVTEDNFDTYEIYYNTTGNPGLSDTKVDETGIAALGTRTTSSATITGLSFGTTYYFKIRAKDASSNVSNLSNTANTSTPALGYDLWLFSGLVPEGGAGVSAKGIAGLAEATVSATATGTAGFLYRRFDWAHKWGGPVTVNSAGTLSSYNDQDGSVAVTNGRYYTFNVPAAPAFDGSNPVAILETSALPVTISSVTRDAASPLEDEDVTVTVTLSDSKSAEELVYIRYTTNGWTSDNAVEATVSGTTGTAIIPGLSAGTVVSYYALTTTVSSASWGSNVDLLTLKANTNAGSNYSYTVAANENPTSGTVVNTTYNSPVTLTGNVTASGTVTIAVQINTGSNSLLLGSSGSLSGETPATYIVGTVQALPTINGALVTNIGGLGININPGTANMGATTVIRETGAAFIIGGSIAQRWTITPTTQPGEPVTVTLTWPDENNAGVDVDGTPILFKSEDGGTTWFPIPATSWNTAGNPNTVTFDVTSFSEFTIGDGDSPLPIELVSWSAVPGNQQVSLKWKTASEINNAGFEIYRSTSRDKNFINIASYRSNGKDALISKGSRGGSYEYVDAGVSNGITYYYRLTDVSYDGKKTDHAVIEAIPTAGSTGGSEYQKPIEFAVSSVYPNPFNPTGQFSFDLPEDGLVTIRVFNLIGQEMGVLRSEFMKKGRGYSQTISMGSLSTGTYLLSIEHNGSRLMQKFTILK; from the coding sequence ATGAGAAAACTGTTATCACTGGTTTTGTTTCTTTTACCAATCACCGGTTTCGGCCAGATTTTTGGACCCGAAGGGCTCAATATGCCCGGCGCCTGGAATAGCTGGACCAACCCACCCTCAAACGTTCCTGCATTGGGAAGTTCCACTCAGGTGGTTGGTGGTGAAGTCACAAGAATCACAACCGGACGCGGAACCGGCAGATACACCACCACATTCAGTGCGGACGCATCAGGAGCGGACGTGGTTGGAGGTAGTTATGAGTTCCTGTTTACATCCGGACCTTCCGGAAGTCCGTACAACAACAAATGGTCGGGTGTGAGTGTTTCCCTGAACACCATTCAGACTTACATTAAGGAAGATGCGACTAACAACTCCATCACCCTGACCAACGGACGCTGGTATACCATGAACTGGCTCGATTCCGGGTACGGAAATACATCAGGAATCTTCCTTGAAACAGACTTTGAACCGGTAACCATTTCTTCGGTTACCCGGGATATTTCTTCTCCTACCCCCGATGATGCTGTTGAGGTAACGATTACCCTTTCTGCAGCGCCTTCCACCGGTGAATTGGTCTATCTGCTCTATACAGGAGATAACTGGGGCGTAACTGGTATCGGTGAAGTTACCATGACGGGTGCAGTGGGAACCTACACCATTCCTGCACAGCCAGATGGAATAACCATTCAGTATTATGCCCTCACAACCAATATTTCCTCCGGGTCTTGGGGATCTTCAAACGTTGATATGCTTTCACTCCGTGCAAGCAGTTTGTTCAGCTACACATCGACCCCCGCGCCTGATGAAACTGCACCAACCGATGTTTCCGATCTTTCTGCCTCTGCTTCGGTTAATGCCGCTTCTGTTACCCTGAATTGGACTCCGGTAACCGAGGACAATTTTGATACCTATGAGATTTATTACAATACCACCGGAAATCCGGGACTGAGCGATACCAAAGTTGACGAAACCGGGATCGCTGCTCTTGGAACCAGAACAACCTCTTCTGCAACCATTACTGGATTGTCTTTCGGAACCACTTATTATTTTAAGATCAGAGCCAAGGATGCCAGTTCGAATGTTTCCAACTTGTCGAACACTGCCAACACAAGCACACCTGCCCTGGGTTATGATCTGTGGTTGTTCAGTGGTCTGGTTCCTGAAGGTGGAGCTGGTGTATCTGCCAAAGGAATTGCCGGATTGGCAGAGGCTACTGTTTCGGCAACCGCCACCGGTACGGCTGGTTTCCTTTATCGTCGGTTTGACTGGGCCCACAAATGGGGTGGCCCGGTAACAGTTAATTCGGCAGGAACCCTTTCCTCCTACAACGATCAGGATGGTTCCGTTGCGGTAACAAACGGCAGATATTACACCTTTAATGTTCCTGCAGCACCCGCATTTGACGGATCCAATCCCGTTGCAATTCTTGAAACCAGTGCTTTACCGGTTACGATTTCTTCTGTTACCCGTGATGCCGCTTCTCCGCTTGAAGACGAAGATGTAACGGTCACTGTGACACTAAGCGATTCCAAATCGGCGGAGGAATTGGTTTATATCCGTTACACAACCAATGGCTGGACCTCTGACAATGCGGTTGAAGCAACCGTTTCCGGTACAACCGGTACGGCTATCATTCCTGGGCTTTCTGCCGGTACCGTGGTGAGTTACTATGCACTTACCACCACCGTTTCTTCCGCATCATGGGGCAGCAATGTTGACCTGTTAACCCTCAAAGCAAATACAAATGCTGGCTCCAACTATTCCTATACAGTGGCTGCCAATGAAAATCCGACTTCCGGAACGGTCGTAAATACCACCTACAACAGTCCGGTTACCCTGACTGGCAATGTAACCGCTTCAGGAACCGTTACCATTGCAGTTCAGATTAATACCGGTAGTAATTCGCTTCTGTTGGGGTCCAGTGGTTCTCTTTCGGGTGAAACACCGGCAACTTACATCGTTGGAACGGTTCAGGCTCTGCCAACCATTAATGGTGCCCTGGTCACTAACATTGGCGGATTGGGAATCAATATCAATCCTGGCACTGCCAATATGGGAGCCACTACTGTTATCCGTGAAACAGGTGCTGCCTTTATCATCGGTGGAAGCATTGCTCAGCGCTGGACCATCACTCCGACCACTCAACCCGGCGAACCGGTTACTGTAACCCTTACCTGGCCGGATGAAAACAATGCCGGGGTGGATGTGGATGGGACCCCCATATTGTTCAAAAGTGAAGATGGCGGAACCACCTGGTTCCCGATTCCGGCTACCAGTTGGAATACCGCTGGAAATCCGAACACAGTTACCTTCGATGTAACCTCCTTCTCAGAATTCACAATCGGTGATGGTGATTCACCCCTGCCTATCGAACTGGTCAGCTGGTCTGCCGTACCAGGTAATCAGCAGGTTTCCCTGAAATGGAAAACCGCATCGGAAATCAACAACGCCGGATTCGAAATCTATCGGTCCACCTCACGTGACAAGAACTTTATTAACATCGCTTCCTATCGAAGCAACGGCAAAGATGCTCTTATCAGCAAGGGAAGTCGTGGCGGTTCTTATGAGTACGTGGATGCCGGTGTTTCCAACGGAATTACCTACTATTACCGTCTAACGGATGTATCCTATGACGGAAAGAAAACCGATCACGCGGTTATCGAAGCTATTCCGACGGCCGGTTCAACGGGTGGATCTGAGTATCAGAAACCCATCGAATTTGCTGTGTCTTCTGTTTACCCGAATCCATTCAATCCGACCGGTCAGTTCAGCTTTGACCTGCCAGAGGATGGTTTGGTCACGATCCGGGTCTTTAACCTGATCGGACAGGAAATGGGTGTTCTCCGCAGTGAGTTTATGAAAAAGGGAAGAGGGTATTCACAGACCATTTCCATGGGCTCTCTCTCCACAGGAACGTATCTGCTCAGCATTGAACACAACGGCTCCAGACTGATGCAGAAATTTACCATTCTGAAGTAA